The DNA window AACGCACGGCTGATCTCATAAGAGCGCAGCAACTACTCATAAGATCAGAGAGTTTAGCAGCTATAGGACAGCTCGTTGCAGGAACTGCACATGAACTGAACAACCCTCTTGCAAGTGCTTCCAGTTTAGTACAGAGCGTCCTTGAGGAAATTAATAAATGTCCTATAGAGGATGGCACGAAAAATGAGATCCTTGATGATCTTCAATTTTCGCTAAAAGAACTGAAAAGGGCTGCTGAAATCATAAGAAGCCTTCTCAGTGTGTCCCGTCAGACCCAAACTTACACTGAACCTGTGAATTTGAATGTTGTTCTCGATGATGCCTTGAGGGTTCTGCAGAACCAGATAAAAAATCTTCCTGTAATCATTGAGAAACATTACGAAACTGAATTACCGGAGGTTGAGGGAAACTTTGCAAATCTTGGTCAGGTGTTTATAAACATAATAAAGAACGCTATTGAATCTCTGCCGAATGGTAAGGGTTCTGTGGTCCTCAGAACTATTTATGACAGAATAAGAGATACTGTGGTTGTTGAATGCCAAGACACTGGACAAGGGATCCAAAAGGATCTCCTTCAGGAGATATTTAAACCTTTTTTTACAACAAAGCCTGTGGGGAAAGGGACTGGATTGGGTCTGTACATTTCCCATGAAATTGTACGTCGTCATGGTGGAACAATAGATGTGGAAAGTGAGACGGGGAAAGGCACTCTGATTAGAGTGTGCATACCCTGTAAAAGGAGGATAACATGATTGTAGTCGTAGTTGACGACGAGGAAGGTGTCCGTCGCTCCCTCAAAAAAGTCCTGCAGCAGGATGGATATGAAGTCCTTCTTGCAGAAGATGGGGAAAAGGCAATACGAATTGTTGAAGAGGATCGAAACGAAATTGAAATTGTGATTTCTGATTACAAGATGCCAGGCATTGACGGATTAGAAACCCTTATTATCATCGGTAGATTGAATCCCGAAATAGCAAGGATCATTCTCACTGGTTATGCCACTATGGAAAGTGCAATCGAGGCGGTAAATGCTGGGATCGATGGTTTTCTTACGAAGCCTTTCGACAATAGAGAGTTATGCGTTAAAGTGAAAGAATACTACCTGAAAAAACGCCTCAAACAGTTCGTATCAGAACCTGTTTTTAAGGCACTTCAGAGGGAAGGGGCTGCGATTAAGCCGCGCAAGCTGGAAGTGACAGTACTGTTCTGCGATATAAGGGATTTTACAAGCCTAGCCGAAGAGCTTGAACCTAAGGAACTTTCCGATTTGCTGAACATGTATTACTTTGCTCCTCTTGATAGGATTGTTTACGATCATAGGGGAACTTTGGACAAACACATCGGGGATAGTATTATGGTTATATTTGGGGCCCCAAGAGAAGAACCTGATGATGCTCTAAGGGCTGTAAAGGCAGCTGTCAGGATGATAGAAGAAGTGGAGAGGGTAAATGAGAAAATCTCAATAAGGGGGAAAAAGATCTCCATTGGAATCGGTATAAGTACAGGAGAGGTAATGGCTGGTATGTTTGGTTCGCATTTGAAGAAAGAATACACGGTGTTCGGCAAGACTGTAAATATGGCATCGAGACTGGAACATTTGGCTAAAGGGGGACAGATATTGATCTGCGATAGAACCTTTGAGAAGGTGCGAGAGATGGTTAAGGCAAAATCCGTTGAAATTCCAGAAGTAAAAGGATTTCGGAGAAGTATCGTCGCCTATGAAGTTGTTGGACTGAATGCGTAATCATCTATTGACTTCTGAGAATTAGAATAATATTATATAGTGATTAAAGATCGCGGGGTGGAGCAGTCCGGTAGCTCGTTGGGCTCATAACCCAAAGGTCGGTGGTTCAAATCCACCCCCCGCTACCAAACATGAAAATCGAGGGTTAGTTAGTAAGCTAACCCTTTTTTGTTTATTGGAACAGGGTTTAGCTGAGGTGTTAATTTAAAAGCTGATTTGGGTTTTTATCTCTAGTTTTTGTAGACTTACTAAAAAGTTGTTGAAAAAATTGGAAGAACGGTTAAAAAGGAGAGTTGATATAGCTTCAAAAAAGGGGGGGTGGTGGCATTCCTTGGTTATCACTCAATAGGCTGGAAAGACTAAATCTTTAAAATTTTTTAAGAAAAAAGGGGGGCGTATGGATATTATTAAGGGATTTCCGGCCACATCGCAGGATGACTATCAGTTAAATATGATCAACATATTGAAACACGCTGTCAGGAATTTTGCAAAACAGGAAATCGTCACAAGAAAACAGGATGGTTTATTTCGTTACAGTTACAAAGAGGCATACGTAAGGGTAAAGAAACTAGCAAATGCCCTAAAAGGAATTGGGGTGAAGATAGGGGATAGGGTTGGCGTTTTGGAATGGAACACCCATAGATATTTTGAGATGGATTTTGCCATACCTGGTATGGGGGCAGTGCTCCTTCAGTTGAACCTAAGATTATCACCCCCAGAACTAAGCTTTGTGGTAAATCATGCAGAGGCGTCATTCATCTGTGTGGATGAGACGTTGATACCTATTGCAGAAGCTATCTCTCCTATGTGCAACACCGTGAAGGGATGGATAATTCTCACTGATAAAAATCTTGGCGATGTTAAAACCAAGCTTCAACCCATTTTCAGTTACGAAGATCTAATTAACCACGCTTCGGAGGATATCGAGTGGCCGAACTTGGATGAAAGATCTGCCTATGCTGCCTGCTATACCACTGGAACAACTGGCAATCCAAAGGGTGTTTATTATTCCCACAGAGACGTTTATCTACACTCATTAGCAATTGCCCTAAACGTGGAACTTACATATCGAGATTGTTTCTTCCAGCTTGTACCCATGTTTCATGCTATGGGTTGGGGTACACCACAGGCGTCAGTTCTGGTGGGTGCAAAGTTGTTGCTTCCCGGCCGTTATACTGCCGACGAACTTGGTCCACTCGTTGATCTTATGATCAGTGAGAAGGTAACTGTTGGTGATGGCGCGCCAGCTATCTTTATGCCCATGCTTGAGTACATTCGCAAAATGCCAGAAAAGCCTGATTTTAGAGGCGTTAGACTGATCTCTGGTGCTACGGAACCGCCTGTAGCTTTGATGAAAGGTTTTCATGATCTCACTGGCGCTGAGATAATCCATGCGTACGGTGCAACAGAAACAACTCCCCTTGTAACCATCAATCGTCTGAAACCGTGGCTGGAAAAAACGCTGTCAGAGGAGGAGCGATGGGATCTCAAACGAAAACAGGGTTACCCGGTAGTTGGACTTGATCTTAAGATAGTGGATTTTGAAGGAAGGGAACTTCCTCAGGACGGTAAATCGGCAGGGGAAATTCTCATTCGCGGTCCGTGGATTACAGCGAAATATTACAACGCACCGGGAACAGAATCACAGTTTACGGAGGATGGATATTGGAAAAGTGGCGATGTGGGTACGATGGATGAAGAGGGATACGTAAAGATCACAGACAGAGTTAAGGATTTAATTAAGAGCGGAGGGGAATGGATATCGTCAGTAGATATGGAAAACGAGCTTGTTTCACATCCAGCAGTTATGGAATCAGCTGTGGTGGGGGTTGCACATCCTAAATGGGAGGAGAGACCTGTTGCTCTTGTGGTTTTGCGCGCCGAATATAAAGAAAAAACTTCAAAAGAAGATATCTTAGCCCACCTCTCAAAGAGATTTGCCAAATGGCAGTTACCAGAGGTTGTTCTATTTGTTGATGCTATCCCCAAAACAAGTGT is part of the Syntrophales bacterium genome and encodes:
- a CDS encoding response regulator, with amino-acid sequence MIVVVVDDEEGVRRSLKKVLQQDGYEVLLAEDGEKAIRIVEEDRNEIEIVISDYKMPGIDGLETLIIIGRLNPEIARIILTGYATMESAIEAVNAGIDGFLTKPFDNRELCVKVKEYYLKKRLKQFVSEPVFKALQREGAAIKPRKLEVTVLFCDIRDFTSLAEELEPKELSDLLNMYYFAPLDRIVYDHRGTLDKHIGDSIMVIFGAPREEPDDALRAVKAAVRMIEEVERVNEKISIRGKKISIGIGISTGEVMAGMFGSHLKKEYTVFGKTVNMASRLEHLAKGGQILICDRTFEKVREMVKAKSVEIPEVKGFRRSIVAYEVVGLNA
- a CDS encoding long-chain fatty acid--CoA ligase; the protein is MDIIKGFPATSQDDYQLNMINILKHAVRNFAKQEIVTRKQDGLFRYSYKEAYVRVKKLANALKGIGVKIGDRVGVLEWNTHRYFEMDFAIPGMGAVLLQLNLRLSPPELSFVVNHAEASFICVDETLIPIAEAISPMCNTVKGWIILTDKNLGDVKTKLQPIFSYEDLINHASEDIEWPNLDERSAYAACYTTGTTGNPKGVYYSHRDVYLHSLAIALNVELTYRDCFFQLVPMFHAMGWGTPQASVLVGAKLLLPGRYTADELGPLVDLMISEKVTVGDGAPAIFMPMLEYIRKMPEKPDFRGVRLISGATEPPVALMKGFHDLTGAEIIHAYGATETTPLVTINRLKPWLEKTLSEEERWDLKRKQGYPVVGLDLKIVDFEGRELPQDGKSAGEILIRGPWITAKYYNAPGTESQFTEDGYWKSGDVGTMDEEGYVKITDRVKDLIKSGGEWISSVDMENELVSHPAVMESAVVGVAHPKWEERPVALVVLRAEYKEKTSKEDILAHLSKRFAKWQLPEVVLFVDAIPKTSVGKIDKKVIREQYKDIYFK